From the genome of Falco biarmicus isolate bFalBia1 chromosome 2, bFalBia1.pri, whole genome shotgun sequence:
GTggaagcagtattttaaaaatactctgtaaAGAACATTTAGATCTCAAAGTGAGATATTTGACAATGTCTCAAGAGTTAGCCCTAATTCATCTTTCATATTCAAATTTGCCTTTGTTTCCATAACCTTTCTAACCAGGATCACCTAAAATATATACTTTACTAAAACCCATTTAAGAGAAATCTGTGTATGTATGAAGACAAACTCTCTTCtcattttctatttataaatCATAATATATATGACATTACAGAGAAGCAGCCCAATAAGTTAAAACTGAAGTATTATATTTCACATATATCTTTCTATACATTTCTATTTGAATtattggagaaaaaataatgcagtttctCTCACTATATACTATTCTATATACGTAAAAAGTATTCTGCATTTTAACAATGTATATGGTGGCTTAAGAAAACTGGTTATTACATTTTACCTACTTAgtatatttcaaataataagGGAGTTTCTAATGTAATGTTTACACTAACtataaaaaatatgaataaactTCTTTCCAATTAGCCTTTCATGTaacattttccagttctttttacagtaatttttttatatgaacAGAACCAGAAAAATGATCGAAGAAACAGGTCAGCCAAACCCTATTTCTGTGTGATCAGCCCAACAGCAGTTCTATTTGAAACCAGTATTGACATAACAACAAAGGCCTCAACCTTCCTTCCCTCAAGGTTAATGCATAAATTATTTAACAGAGTAAAAATCAGGAACTAAGTTTTGTGCTTTCAACAGTTCtccctcattaaaaaaaacacccggcagactttaaaaacagattttatttagtaattgaaaaaaatatacgTTGAAGTGGATATTTGGAAATTAATACTGCATTGCTCAAATAGcttatgaaatatattttgaaagatAAACTGATAGTTAAGAGTAAAAACCTAGCCCTGTAGCACTTCAGAGTTTAACTGCAATGAGCACAGGAGATTGTTAAGTTTTTAAGTGATTAATactttacatatatatatatatagctcaTTATTAATTCATTAGCACCTCAATCAGAACTTCAGGTTCTATTTCACAATAgttatttacataaaaaaaaaccatgggATCAATGCAATATCCTAAAACCAAAGTGCTACTGAGGCTGTGTGAGGCTCAATGCtaaaaacaatgtaaataaattaaaacagtaCAAGGTTTATAAATTACTGAATTCTATAGCATATGGAATATACACACAACAATTCCATAAAAACATGAATGTGATTGTAAATTGATAAATAAACAATATCTTAAATGTAGAATCtccataaaataataaattaccGCCTCCATTTTGAAAATGGAGGCAAGCACTATTAATAGCTAGGAATTCTCTTATGTAAAATATTAGCTCTCTCCTGAGACGAGTTTGTGAAGTAAAAGGCTTACATTAttaatttgtgggttttttctcctccaacATAGCTTAGCATGCTCTTGCTTCCGCAATACTGTAATTGAAAGCCTTCCTCTAATTTCCACAATAGCGTTTTTCTTCAGCCAGAGACAGCTTTAAACAGAcatgaaaacacacacaaaaatttaaGGCAACCTCATAATATCCAAATCCAGTCATGCCAACAAGAACGCTTTTGCTCCAAGCTTAAAAACCTACTTTAAATCAAGTACTGGTTTTCATTCTTTGGAACTCCCTCCTCCACTGACTGTATTACCCACAGCTCAGatacaattttaaattttttcccaaatgttCTCCTGAGTGCTTTCATCTCTTCTACCCGGGAATGATCTTCTCCTATAACAATATGCGAGACACCCTCTTCAAGGTGAGGAACTACTTTTGCACCATAAAAACGGAGCTCCAAAGCTCTAATTGATAGTGTTGTTCCATGGATTTTTGTTCTGGGCTCATTAACAACAGCATAAAAGTCCACATAAATAGTGTTTCCTCTGAATATACTGAGCTGACAGCTGTTCCATGAATAACGTTCTTCTAACTCTGCAATCTTCTCCAAAAGCATCATCTTATTGTCTTTCATTCTTGAGAACACTTCCTTCAGTTGTGCAACATCTGTGTCTGCTGTGTAGCTGTCTCCGTAACAATCATACTCGCGAGCAAAATCTTCTTTTGTGTCAGGAGACATGTGAATCATAAAGGCTGGCTGCCAAGGCACCAGCATTTTGTGTTGTAAACACTGAAGGATCCACTCTGCCCTCACCACATCGTATTTGTTGGAAGCAATGATATTTTTCACTCTGACATTCTCAGTTCCTACAATGACACAGTAAGTATCCAGCCCTGGGTTCTGTACCACACTGCCACCACATTCGGCTATTCTGCTTTCCAGTTCAGACTTTGAGTATTTTCCCGTTCCTGTCATAACACAAAACTCAATATCTTCAAATACACTTGAAACCTTGTTTACACTAGAAAGATCAGGAGCTTTAAATTGCTCGGCTATTCCAATTATCTTCCTCACCTTTgatacagttttcctttttttctcttgtggcTTACTATAATCATCTATATGAAGGTGCTTAGATGCCAGCTTCCCTTCTGCTTTGCGTCTGAGGTCTTCTAACATGTCTGAAGTCATGCACTCGTACCATTCTTTGTCCTCTCTTATCTTCTCAATCCGGGGGAATCTCAAAGTGCACTCAGTTTTGTACATATCACTGGTAACAATCTCGGCTGCCTTGATCTGAACTATGACAGAGTTGCAAGGTTCAATGTacatttcaggtttttcagTTCCACACAAAATGTTACAGGGAGGATCCCTCCTATGGTAGGGCTTCCAGTGTTTAGCCAGTTTCAAACCCAGATCATGCAATTCCTTCATAGTATAGCCAGAGCCAACACGACAAATAGAGTGGAAAATGGAAGGTTTTTCATTTGGAGGGGGTGTTTCTGCAATAGCGCACAGAAAATGAGACATCATTCCACCACGTGCGCCCGTCCCCCAGTAACCACCAACAATTAAAAGGTCTAGTTCATCCATCAACCCATTGACATATTCCGGCTTGATTTTTAACCAGCCTTCCCCACGTTTGTCAGGCTTGTAGGTGGACATGGGATCTTTCACCATAATCCCTTCCTCTCTGTTATCTATTGCTTCATTTAAAGCATCaattacttcttttcttgttctggCACTTTTTTTATGTACAACATGTATCCTGCCCGTTACTGGGGTAAATACGCTACTTAAGATTTCATATCTTTTGCTTAGTACTTCATGCCCCAACTTCTCATCATTAACCATCAATACATCAAACACACAGAAGCAGGTCTGCAGATCAGAGTCCTCCATCATTCTTTTTATGTCAAACCTGTTCCCTTTTTGCATAAAGGTTTGTGTCTCAGGATTGTAAGCCATCATTTCACCATCGAGAATGCAATTCTGTATATTGCTCTTAAATATCTTATGAATAAACGGCGTTAATGAACCATCAAGGGGGGAGGCGCCAAACTGCTGAGTATAGTCAAACCCATTTcgggaaaaatatttatacacatCTCCATCTTTGTGCATCTGCATACGTTCACCATCCAGCTTAGTTTCTATGTAGAACAGCTGGTTATTCATTTGTTTCTCAATTTGCTGGACATCAGCAATCGCAGCAAGCATTGgtttaaaggcagaaaacaacGTGATAGAAACATCACTAAGTGAGACAGAGGGATCATGCAGTTGTCTGCAAACTTTTTCCAAATCAGTTGTGACATTGTGTAATTCAGCAGCATCAggatgaaaaatggaaaatatagtTTGCTGACTAACACCAAGCTTTAGATCCTTTATAATCATCCGGATGAGCCATTTTTGTTCCAGTGCTGTGCTCTGGGTAATTAACTGAAGAAGACTTTTCTTTAACAGACCCTTGTTTTTAGCAGCATTATTGTTAGCTATTGTGTCTAAGTGTTCATTGACTTGTTCTATTGTCAGTCTGCCTTGTTTTGGGCTCCTAGGTTTTAATACGAAGTACGCAATCATTGCAAAATCTCCAGCATCTACACGTGAGCCAGCAGGTGCTCTgtaatttaaaagctttgcagCATCTTTTCCGTCTTTTGGTAAATTAAGCAGTTCAATATACAGCTTCGCAAGCATAGTTTCTTTAATCCCGTATGCcatcctttctctttccaagtGTGGAAGAATAAGTCGCATTGCTGGGTAAAAAGAATCTGTGACATCTTTCTCATTTTGGTGAAGAGCATCATGGAATTTTCTCCAGGAATCCAGGAAatccttgaaatattttgttttctccgGGCGAGATTTACACTGCTGTATTCGCTCTAGAGTAGAACACAAATCCGCAAAAGGCACTCGAGAAGCCACCGTTTTTTTAGGAGAGGGCTGCGAAGCAGGTGCGGAAGCCATGAGTGCGTTTTTCactaagaacaaaaaaagtacACAGTTGTGGAGGAAGAAACCGCCAGCATGCTAATCcacctcaaaacaaaaaaatctctaatTAGGATTtattgattttctgttttctaattagGATTTAACTGTCACCGTTACTTAGGGGCCGCCAGCTGGTCCCACTCCCCGCAGTTAAGGGTGAGGCTCCGCCGCCCGGccgcagcacaggcagctcGGGGTCGGGAGCCGGCACCGCGCGCCCCTCCGCCACCGCTCGGAGGGTGACAGTTCCACCGCTCGGAGGGTGACAGTTCCACCGCTCGGAGGGTGACAGTTCCACCGCTCGGAGCGCGGCCCCTCCCCGACACCCCCCCGCCGGCTCCCGCCGCACCCCGGCTGCCGAGGGGCCCGCCACGGGCAGCGCGGAGGGAGCGGGGCTCTACGAGGCCGGCGCCGCTCCCGGTGAGGGCAGAGCGGCCGGGCGTTCCCGGTGCCGCCCCCCCGCACCGCTACGGCATTGCCATGGACACGGGGCGGGGTGCAACAGACAGCACCGGCGGGCATCTTCCGCTCCGCGGCCGTCGCCCCCTCCCTGGAGCGGACAAACGGGAAGACGGGGGGGAGACCGGTGGGACGGCGGGGGCACGGGCACCCCTAAAGGAGACTTACGAGGAAGCGAAGGTGCCTGCGGGGCCGGGGTGACACCGGCCGCCCTCCGCCCCGGAAGGGGAAAAGCGCCCCGGTGAcgcgcggccccgctcccccgcggGGACGGTGGTTCCGTCCGCGCGGGGAGGCCCCGGCTatcgcggcggcggcggccgcgcctGCGCAGttgcggcggcggcggggaagCGCTGGCGGAGCCGGGGTCGGGGGAAGGCGCGGAGGCAAGAGGAGGGCGGGCGGCCCTGACCCGGAAGCGGAAGCCGCTCCGGCGTGACTTCCTGCCTCGGAAGGAGCGGTGGTTGAAGTTGCGCGTCGGGGTGTGCGCTGGCCTGaggcgctgccggcggcggccccagccccgcgggaGGATGCGGCGGGTGGGTCTCGTCTCGCCCCGCTTCGGGCAGGCGCCGGCCCGCGGTGGGGTGCTGGGGTCGAGGGGGTTGCtgggccggcccggcccgggccctGGAAGGCCGCGACgtggcgggcgggggcgggagcggagcggggcggaCGGCAGGCGTGGGTTAGCTGCGGTGTTTGGGATCTCGCCGTGCCTAAGTGCGGCTCGTCCCTGCGCAGGAGTGGCCGCGGGTGGGGGGCGGCTGCTGTGCTGGCCTGCCGGCACGTCTCCCGAGGAACCGCTGCATTGGCAGCGCCGTCAAAAGTTCCTTGAGGTGCTTTCCTGCCAAGCCCCGGCAGAGCTTTTGCACCTTCCAGCAAGACCTTGCGCTGGTGTTTCGTTTGTCTCCGCCGCCATGCGAAACAAGTTCTGCAAACTAGGATGCTCGTAGAAGATGGGGTGGATGTGAACTTTAATGTTGCTTAATGTCACAAGTGAATATATCGAAAAAGCTGAGCGGGATGTTTCTTTTTACGTAAAAATTTAACGTGCTTGGAAATTAGTATGTTTTAGGAGGCCACGCTTGCTAGAAAGCTAAGGCTCTAAAGTGATAACCGTtcttggtttgttgttgttttggttttctggcAAAGTACTGTCATAATTCGAGATGTGCTTGTAAGGTTCATTAAGATTGTTCATTTGGGAGAGGAAGTGTACAAAGTTAGGGGGAGAGTACTTTAAATTACAAGTATGTACTACTTGATTCAGAGAACTGTGGAAGTTTGCTGATTGAAATAAGTAGGACAGCTGAGCCAGAGCCCTTAAATGTGTGACACTTGAGTTGTTCTTAGCCTGCTTTTTCCTTGGTTAGGAGTAGCtactttgctgttttattttatttttaatgagagtCTCTGCaagattttagtgctgaggaagtgtgtgttttcctgcctttcctaAGCTTGAAGGCTTTCTTCCAGATTAGTTCCCCGTCTGAAACTACTTTTTTTACAGTTGAGGACTTAATATTTATACTTACAGAAGTCTTCTGAATAAATATGAGTAAATGTAAAGCTTCTGTTAACCTTGTCTGTGTCTGAAGGCAGTAGAGTTTATGGGAAGGAagtgcagaagaaagaaactgtcTTAATAAGAAACgtgtttctctgtgttcctAAGAAATACCTCTGTTCgtttgaaaatgtgaaatcCAAAGGACAGCAGCAAGTGTTAAAACTAACTCTTGTGTTTCAAAGCTCTTCTAatgagaaagcagctgtttcttggCACTAACTTCAAGGCTGCTCATACACTAAAAGTTAACTTTAAGGAGGCAATGTAAATCTCTCATAACTTTGTGCTGTGTATGTTTTATACCGTGTATTTTATGTATAGTCCAGGACACTTTGATGTGATTCTTGAACTTCACTAGAAGATGTTGTTCTCAAGTTTAACAGATGTTTCAAACAAGCTGAGCTTGATAGGAGGAGCACAAACTTGGTATGCACGGTTTCATCAGTAAAGTAGATGTAATTTCCAAGGGTGTTGGCAGTTAgcacttcttaattttcttgtaGGTAGCTGAAGACAAACAGTAATTATGTGTGTaattcaaaagcagttttactCAAAGTTCATAAATGGAAT
Proteins encoded in this window:
- the LIG4 gene encoding DNA ligase 4 → MASAPASQPSPKKTVASRVPFADLCSTLERIQQCKSRPEKTKYFKDFLDSWRKFHDALHQNEKDVTDSFYPAMRLILPHLERERMAYGIKETMLAKLYIELLNLPKDGKDAAKLLNYRAPAGSRVDAGDFAMIAYFVLKPRSPKQGRLTIEQVNEHLDTIANNNAAKNKGLLKKSLLQLITQSTALEQKWLIRMIIKDLKLGVSQQTIFSIFHPDAAELHNVTTDLEKVCRQLHDPSVSLSDVSITLFSAFKPMLAAIADVQQIEKQMNNQLFYIETKLDGERMQMHKDGDVYKYFSRNGFDYTQQFGASPLDGSLTPFIHKIFKSNIQNCILDGEMMAYNPETQTFMQKGNRFDIKRMMEDSDLQTCFCVFDVLMVNDEKLGHEVLSKRYEILSSVFTPVTGRIHVVHKKSARTRKEVIDALNEAIDNREEGIMVKDPMSTYKPDKRGEGWLKIKPEYVNGLMDELDLLIVGGYWGTGARGGMMSHFLCAIAETPPPNEKPSIFHSICRVGSGYTMKELHDLGLKLAKHWKPYHRRDPPCNILCGTEKPEMYIEPCNSVIVQIKAAEIVTSDMYKTECTLRFPRIEKIREDKEWYECMTSDMLEDLRRKAEGKLASKHLHIDDYSKPQEKKRKTVSKVRKIIGIAEQFKAPDLSSVNKVSSVFEDIEFCVMTGTGKYSKSELESRIAECGGSVVQNPGLDTYCVIVGTENVRVKNIIASNKYDVVRAEWILQCLQHKMLVPWQPAFMIHMSPDTKEDFAREYDCYGDSYTADTDVAQLKEVFSRMKDNKMMLLEKIAELEERYSWNSCQLSIFRGNTIYVDFYAVVNEPRTKIHGTTLSIRALELRFYGAKVVPHLEEGVSHIVIGEDHSRVEEMKALRRTFGKKFKIVSELWVIQSVEEGVPKNENQYLI